A DNA window from Pseudomonas sp. B21-056 contains the following coding sequences:
- the glcC gene encoding transcriptional regulator GlcC has protein sequence MDDTQARRNLQVADVVCERIERLIVDGVLKTGQLLPSERRLTEKLGVSRTALREGLKLLRARGIITTEQGKGSFVADLSGNSAASPLMHLFSSQPRTLYDLFEVRSLLEGESARLAALRGTEADFVLITRSYEALLDAHARSLEPSEHARLDHAFHLAICEASHNPVLVQTLRSLTDLLLNTVFASVNNLYHREPQKRQIDRQHARLYNAVTGRLPEQARKAAVAHIQSICDNLREIESEEQRLVRATLRLEGWT, from the coding sequence ATGGACGACACCCAGGCCCGGCGTAATCTGCAAGTGGCCGACGTAGTGTGCGAGCGCATCGAGCGCCTGATCGTGGACGGTGTACTCAAGACGGGACAGTTGTTGCCGTCGGAGCGTCGGTTGACGGAAAAGCTCGGTGTTTCACGCACGGCATTGCGCGAAGGGCTGAAGCTGCTGCGCGCGCGCGGGATCATCACGACCGAGCAGGGCAAGGGTTCATTTGTCGCCGACCTGTCGGGCAATAGCGCCGCGTCACCGTTGATGCACCTGTTCAGCTCACAGCCCCGCACGCTTTACGATCTGTTCGAGGTCCGCAGCCTGCTCGAAGGCGAGTCCGCGCGGTTGGCGGCCTTGCGCGGCACGGAGGCCGATTTCGTTCTGATCACCCGCAGCTACGAAGCGTTGCTCGATGCCCACGCCCGCTCACTGGAGCCCTCTGAACACGCCCGGCTCGATCATGCGTTTCATCTGGCGATCTGCGAGGCGTCGCACAATCCGGTGCTGGTGCAGACCTTGCGCTCGCTGACGGACCTGCTGCTCAATACGGTGTTCGCCTCGGTCAACAACCTCTATCACCGCGAACCACAGAAGCGCCAGATCGACCGCCAACATGCACGGCTCTACAACGCGGTGACCGGGCGGCTTCCCGAGCAAGCGCGCAAGGCCGCCGTTGCGCATATCCAGAGCATCTGCGACAACCTCAGGGAAATCGAAAGCGAAGAGCAGCGCCTGGTGCGTGCCACGTTGCGACTTGAGGGGTGGACATGA
- a CDS encoding LysR family transcriptional regulator: MTQHLDHLSLHLFILVCEEGTIARASERAFIAPSAVSKRLSDIEARFATPLLKRSKRGVEPTPAGLALLRHARSLTRAMERLDSELSEYAEGARGHVRIWANVSSIMEFLPEELSDFMLKHPGVQIDIEERISPDVVRGVTEGSADLGICRRSMAVGNLEFLPYRLDHLAVVVGAGHSLADRSSVAFEETLDFEHLGMSAFATINTFMREDAQKHGRELRFRSYVSSFDAAFRLIQFGLGVAVIPLEAVQRYTQLFDLRIIPLTDAWARGEFVICVRDREALSLSARRLLDHLLSRSPPRPSTTDPIHRG; the protein is encoded by the coding sequence ATGACGCAGCACCTGGATCATTTGTCCTTGCACCTGTTCATCCTGGTCTGCGAGGAGGGGACGATCGCACGGGCCAGCGAACGGGCGTTCATCGCGCCCTCGGCGGTCAGCAAGCGACTTTCCGACATCGAGGCACGCTTCGCTACGCCGCTGCTCAAGCGCAGCAAGCGCGGGGTGGAACCGACGCCGGCCGGCCTGGCGCTGCTGCGGCATGCCCGGTCCCTGACGCGGGCCATGGAGCGGCTCGACAGCGAGCTCAGCGAATACGCCGAGGGTGCACGCGGGCATGTCCGCATATGGGCGAACGTCTCGTCGATCATGGAGTTTCTGCCGGAAGAACTGTCTGACTTCATGTTGAAGCATCCAGGCGTCCAGATCGACATCGAAGAGCGTATAAGCCCTGATGTGGTGCGTGGCGTCACCGAGGGCTCCGCCGACCTGGGTATCTGTCGACGCTCGATGGCCGTGGGCAACCTGGAGTTCCTGCCTTACCGCCTGGACCATCTCGCGGTGGTGGTGGGCGCCGGTCATTCCCTGGCCGATCGCTCCAGCGTAGCGTTCGAAGAGACATTGGATTTTGAGCACCTGGGCATGTCGGCCTTTGCCACGATCAATACCTTCATGCGCGAGGATGCGCAGAAGCATGGTCGGGAGCTGCGATTCCGCTCCTACGTGTCATCGTTCGACGCCGCGTTTCGGCTGATCCAGTTCGGACTGGGTGTCGCGGTGATCCCGCTCGAAGCGGTGCAGCGCTACACGCAACTGTTCGACCTGCGCATCATTCCCCTGACTGACGCGTGGGCGCGGGGCGAATTTGTGATCTGCGTGCGTGATCGTGAGGCCTTGTCGCTGTCGGCGCGTCGGCTCCTGGACCACCTGCTGTCACGCTCACCGCCACGTCCTTCCACGACCGATCCTATCCATCGCGGTTGA
- a CDS encoding hydroxymethylglutaryl-CoA lyase, which produces MTTITINEVGMRDGLQSLQAIMPTRAKCQWIDAAYAAGVRHMEVASFVPAKLLPQMADAREVVAHALGYPELVVSVLAPNLRGCRDALESGAHRIIAPVSVSAAHSLANVRRTPLEMVEELARMCQLRSELGLHQVQVIAGMSVAFGCTRQGEVPLGDLCELIGHVLEAGCDLVSLGDTTGYANPAQVEITLQAVRAIAGDKLRAAHFHDTRGLALANSLVAVQQGITELDSSLAGLGGCPFAPGASGNTVTEDLVFMLQSMGYDTGIDLAALIESREVLRAALPDEALYGCIARAGLPLNYPSAVRRA; this is translated from the coding sequence ATGACAACAATAACCATCAACGAAGTCGGCATGCGCGATGGTTTGCAGAGCCTGCAAGCCATCATGCCGACCCGCGCCAAATGCCAATGGATCGACGCCGCCTATGCCGCCGGTGTGCGCCATATGGAAGTCGCGTCGTTCGTTCCCGCCAAGCTGTTGCCGCAGATGGCCGATGCCAGGGAAGTGGTGGCCCATGCCTTGGGTTACCCGGAACTGGTGGTCTCGGTGCTGGCGCCGAACCTGCGTGGCTGCCGCGATGCCCTCGAGTCCGGCGCCCATCGCATCATTGCGCCGGTGTCGGTCAGCGCCGCCCATAGCCTGGCGAATGTGCGCCGTACGCCCTTGGAAATGGTCGAGGAACTGGCGCGCATGTGCCAGTTGCGTAGCGAGCTGGGCTTGCATCAGGTCCAGGTGATTGCCGGGATGTCCGTCGCATTCGGCTGTACCCGCCAGGGCGAGGTGCCCCTGGGCGACCTTTGTGAATTGATCGGGCACGTCCTTGAGGCCGGCTGCGACCTGGTGTCCCTCGGCGATACCACCGGCTACGCCAATCCCGCCCAGGTAGAAATTACCTTGCAGGCGGTTCGCGCCATTGCCGGCGACAAGCTCAGGGCCGCGCATTTCCATGACACACGGGGCTTGGCGCTGGCGAACAGCCTGGTGGCGGTGCAACAAGGCATCACCGAACTCGATTCATCGTTGGCCGGGCTGGGTGGCTGCCCGTTCGCACCGGGTGCGTCCGGCAACACCGTCACCGAAGACCTGGTGTTCATGTTGCAAAGCATGGGCTACGACACCGGCATCGATCTGGCTGCACTGATCGAGTCGCGGGAAGTCTTGCGTGCCGCGCTGCCGGACGAAGCCCTCTACGGCTGCATCGCCCGCGCCGGCCTGCCGCTGAATTACCCGTCCGCTGTCCGCCGCGCCTGA
- a CDS encoding CaiB/BaiF CoA transferase family protein: MSRLPLDGIRVVEISHMVMGPTCGMILGDLGAEVIKIEPIRGDGTRRLLGAGAGFFRTFNRNKQCIAIDVNTPQGRAAVLELIDTADVFIENFKPGRMEELGFGYGAIRERNPRIIYASHKGFLSGPYDHRLALDEVVQMMAGLAYMTGPVGRPLRAGSSVNDIMGGMFGAIGVLAALNERNVTGVGREVQSALYENCVLLAAQHMQQYIVTGEAAAPMPNRISAWAIYDVFEFANGEQMFVAATGEGQWHALCQLLGQTALFDDQTLATNNDRVLQRPRLLAHLAEVFATLDAQALAPQLEAHGIPFAPIRRPEELFEDPHLLQSGGLANLELEDGSFTAMPLLPLSLDGERLQPRRSIPRIGEHTHQVMRELGYSDAHIAQLCAAGVLKTEAHA, translated from the coding sequence ATGTCCAGACTTCCATTGGACGGCATTCGTGTCGTCGAAATTTCACACATGGTGATGGGGCCGACCTGCGGGATGATCCTGGGGGATCTCGGTGCCGAGGTGATCAAGATCGAGCCGATCCGTGGCGACGGGACACGTCGCCTGCTGGGAGCCGGTGCCGGGTTCTTTCGCACCTTCAACCGCAACAAACAATGCATTGCCATCGACGTCAACACGCCCCAGGGGCGCGCTGCCGTGCTGGAGCTCATCGACACCGCCGACGTGTTCATCGAGAACTTCAAACCCGGCCGCATGGAGGAACTGGGCTTTGGCTACGGGGCGATTCGCGAGCGTAACCCGCGCATTATCTATGCCTCGCATAAAGGCTTCCTGAGCGGTCCCTATGACCATCGCCTGGCCCTGGATGAAGTCGTGCAGATGATGGCGGGCCTGGCCTACATGACTGGTCCCGTGGGGCGACCGTTGCGGGCGGGCAGTTCGGTGAACGACATCATGGGCGGCATGTTCGGCGCCATCGGCGTGCTGGCCGCGCTCAACGAGCGTAACGTCACCGGCGTCGGCCGGGAGGTGCAAAGCGCGTTGTATGAAAACTGCGTGTTGCTGGCGGCCCAGCATATGCAGCAATACATCGTGACCGGCGAGGCGGCCGCACCGATGCCGAACCGCATCAGCGCCTGGGCCATTTACGATGTGTTCGAGTTCGCCAACGGCGAGCAGATGTTTGTCGCCGCCACCGGCGAAGGGCAGTGGCATGCGCTCTGCCAGTTGCTGGGGCAAACCGCGTTGTTCGATGACCAGACGCTTGCCACCAACAACGACCGGGTGCTGCAACGCCCACGGTTGCTGGCTCATCTGGCTGAAGTCTTTGCGACCCTGGATGCCCAGGCCCTGGCGCCACAGCTCGAAGCCCACGGCATTCCCTTCGCGCCGATTCGTCGTCCGGAAGAGTTGTTCGAAGATCCCCACCTGCTGCAAAGCGGTGGGCTGGCGAACCTGGAGCTTGAAGACGGGTCGTTCACCGCCATGCCATTGCTGCCCCTGTCCCTGGACGGCGAACGCCTGCAACCCCGTCGATCGATTCCGCGCATCGGCGAGCATACCCATCAGGTCATGCGCGAACTGGGCTATAGCGATGCACACATTGCCCAGCTGTGTGCCGCCGGTGTCCTGAAAACAGAGGCTCACGCCTGA
- a CDS encoding gamma carbonic anhydrase family protein has product MAIYRYDTLIPAIHAETFVAEDATVIGDVTLAQGVSVWPQAVLRGDNEPIRIGQHSNVQEGAVLHADPGFALTVGEGVTIGHQAMLHGCTIGDGALIGIQAVVLNGAVIGRNCLVGAGAIVTEGKVFPDHSLILGAPAKVVRELTPEAIAGMHRNAEDYVLKGQLYRDKLIRIS; this is encoded by the coding sequence ATGGCGATCTATCGATACGACACGCTTATCCCCGCCATCCATGCCGAGACGTTCGTCGCCGAGGACGCCACGGTCATTGGCGATGTGACCCTGGCCCAGGGCGTCAGCGTATGGCCCCAGGCGGTTCTTCGCGGTGACAACGAGCCGATTCGCATCGGTCAGCACAGCAACGTGCAAGAGGGCGCTGTGCTGCACGCCGACCCCGGTTTTGCATTGACCGTGGGTGAGGGCGTCACCATCGGGCACCAGGCCATGCTGCACGGTTGCACCATCGGCGACGGTGCGCTGATCGGGATCCAGGCGGTGGTACTCAACGGGGCGGTGATCGGCAGAAATTGCCTGGTCGGTGCCGGCGCCATCGTTACCGAAGGCAAGGTGTTCCCTGACCACTCACTGATTCTCGGCGCGCCGGCCAAGGTCGTGCGCGAGCTGACGCCCGAGGCCATCGCCGGCATGCACCGTAACGCCGAGGACTATGTCCTCAAGGGTCAGCTTTACCGGGACAAATTGATTCGAATCAGCTAA
- a CDS encoding MFS transporter, whose translation MVAMTGEIPFARSEDINELLLYRRVAWRIMPLAIICFLFSYFDRINISFAKTQMQQELGLTDAAYGLAASMFFVGYVLFEVPSSLGLKRYGAPAWICRIMISWGLATAALVFAYTQYTLYFLRFLIGVMEAGFGPAILFYLACWFPKKHLAKMNGLWFLSVPLAGAIGGPVAGVLLGTMDGVLGLAGWHWLFLMSGLPCVVLGLLVLWKLDRDIESAKWLSRSEKDLLAANLQQDNANQKPVLGSLWRVLLTREVAIMAFIYFVIKSASYGLNFWMPHLIKSSGVQSLFWVGMLSALPYIVACVGMVWLTRRSDRSGDRKTYLVLCLAAAAVGYLLACLFSDSSWAMMAALLLATAGTFIAIPIFWTIPQSTFSGLAIATGTAAINSIGQLSGIVAPVMVGKINDLSGSTYMGMLSIAPLILIACFVVVRYVRNPRS comes from the coding sequence ATGGTTGCCATGACTGGCGAAATCCCGTTTGCGCGCAGCGAAGACATCAACGAGCTGCTGCTCTACCGACGCGTGGCCTGGCGCATCATGCCGCTGGCGATAATCTGCTTTCTGTTCTCCTATTTCGACCGGATCAACATCAGTTTCGCCAAGACCCAGATGCAGCAGGAACTGGGCTTGACCGATGCAGCGTATGGCCTGGCCGCGAGCATGTTCTTCGTCGGCTACGTGCTGTTTGAAGTGCCCAGCAGCCTGGGCCTGAAGCGCTACGGTGCGCCGGCGTGGATCTGCCGCATCATGATCTCCTGGGGGCTTGCCACCGCGGCGCTGGTGTTCGCCTACACCCAATACACGCTCTACTTCCTGCGCTTTCTGATCGGTGTCATGGAGGCCGGTTTCGGCCCGGCCATCCTGTTCTACCTGGCGTGCTGGTTTCCCAAGAAGCACCTGGCGAAGATGAACGGCCTATGGTTCCTGTCAGTGCCGTTAGCCGGTGCCATCGGTGGTCCGGTGGCAGGTGTCCTGCTCGGCACGATGGACGGTGTGTTGGGATTGGCGGGCTGGCACTGGTTGTTCCTGATGTCCGGCTTGCCCTGTGTCGTGCTGGGTCTGCTGGTGCTGTGGAAACTGGATCGCGACATCGAATCGGCCAAGTGGCTGAGCCGTAGCGAGAAAGACCTGCTGGCGGCCAATCTCCAGCAGGACAACGCCAACCAGAAACCCGTGCTCGGGTCCTTGTGGCGAGTGCTGCTGACGCGGGAAGTCGCGATCATGGCGTTCATCTACTTCGTGATCAAAAGCGCGTCCTATGGCCTCAATTTCTGGATGCCGCACCTGATCAAATCCTCCGGCGTCCAAAGCCTGTTCTGGGTCGGCATGCTGTCGGCCTTGCCGTATATCGTTGCCTGCGTCGGCATGGTCTGGCTGACCCGGCGCTCGGACCGTTCCGGTGATCGTAAAACCTACCTCGTCCTGTGCCTGGCGGCTGCCGCCGTTGGCTACCTGTTGGCCTGCCTGTTCTCCGACTCCTCCTGGGCCATGATGGCTGCCTTGCTGCTGGCAACGGCCGGCACCTTCATCGCCATCCCGATCTTCTGGACGATTCCGCAGTCGACCTTCTCGGGTCTGGCGATTGCCACGGGGACTGCGGCGATCAACTCCATCGGCCAGCTCAGCGGCATTGTGGCCCCGGTGATGGTGGGCAAGATCAACGACCTGTCCGGCTCCACCTACATGGGCATGCTCTCCATTGCGCCGCTGATCCTGATCGCCTGTTTTGTGGTTGTGCGGTATGTGAGGAATCCCAGATCCTGA
- a CDS encoding glycine betaine ABC transporter substrate-binding protein, whose product MITFSFTRKATTWLAGAALLSATMLAQADDPKPVVIGWVNWSDAEITTKLATTALEDQLKQPVKLVQADIGIQFQALATGKVDLIPMAWLTFSHKPFWDKYKDQLEDLGVLYEGRLGLAVPTTIPVSEIASIEDLNKPEVREKLGGKLLTSEVGNGQYKTATRAIAEYKLEGYKLVASSETGMLNELDRNLKRDKWSLINAWSPHWMFSTWSLRYLDDPKEVYGKTEQIHAVARKGFTQDFPQVANFFAHFTIPMKDLETMMKQARESSADKVVAEYYAAHKDTYKAMFQAGPAVTAQ is encoded by the coding sequence ATGATCACTTTTTCGTTCACGCGAAAAGCAACTACTTGGCTGGCGGGCGCCGCACTGTTGAGTGCGACAATGCTCGCGCAAGCCGACGACCCCAAGCCTGTCGTCATTGGCTGGGTGAACTGGTCGGATGCCGAGATCACCACCAAGCTTGCGACAACGGCGCTGGAAGATCAGCTCAAGCAGCCCGTAAAGCTGGTCCAGGCCGATATCGGCATTCAATTCCAGGCACTGGCGACAGGCAAGGTCGATCTGATACCGATGGCATGGCTGACCTTCAGCCACAAGCCCTTCTGGGACAAGTATAAAGACCAACTGGAAGACCTTGGCGTGTTGTACGAGGGGCGCCTCGGCCTGGCAGTGCCTACCACGATCCCGGTCAGCGAAATCGCCAGCATCGAAGACCTCAACAAGCCTGAGGTCAGGGAGAAACTCGGCGGCAAGCTCCTCACTTCTGAAGTCGGCAACGGCCAGTACAAGACCGCCACCCGCGCCATCGCAGAATACAAGCTTGAAGGCTACAAGCTCGTTGCCTCTTCCGAAACCGGAATGCTCAACGAACTGGATCGAAACCTGAAGCGTGACAAGTGGTCGCTGATCAATGCCTGGAGCCCCCACTGGATGTTCTCCACATGGTCGCTGCGTTACCTGGATGACCCCAAGGAAGTCTACGGCAAGACCGAACAGATCCACGCTGTGGCTCGCAAGGGATTCACTCAGGACTTCCCGCAGGTCGCGAACTTCTTTGCACACTTCACCATTCCAATGAAGGACCTGGAAACGATGATGAAGCAGGCGCGTGAATCGTCGGCAGACAAAGTGGTTGCCGAATACTACGCCGCGCACAAGGACACTTATAAAGCCATGTTCCAGGCCGGACCTGCTGTAACGGCTCAGTAA
- a CDS encoding cupin domain-containing protein: MSHITQRQASASEKEQSQGWELWESGETDSFEYTYDQDVQFVVQSGKAVIHSTTHEPVAISAGNHVTIGKGVEAKWAISEPIVNRYQYL; this comes from the coding sequence ATGTCACACATTACTCAGCGCCAAGCCAGCGCCAGTGAGAAAGAGCAGAGCCAGGGTTGGGAACTTTGGGAAAGTGGCGAGACGGACAGTTTCGAATACACCTACGACCAGGATGTCCAGTTCGTGGTGCAAAGCGGCAAGGCGGTTATTCACAGCACCACCCATGAGCCGGTGGCAATCAGCGCGGGCAACCACGTCACCATTGGCAAGGGTGTCGAGGCGAAGTGGGCAATCAGTGAACCCATCGTCAACCGCTACCAATACCTTTGA
- a CDS encoding choline dehydrogenase, which produces MTEFDYVIAGAGSAGCVLARRLSDAGHKVLLLEVGPSDKSWIIRMPAGLRSAFKPSSKYNWWYYTEEQAHLNKRRIQQPRGRVLGGSSSINGMTWLRGHPMDYDRWETEGAKGWSWADCAPYFKKIESSVVSSSYRGQDGPIRAQRQEKLSPLNAAFLDAGQQAGVPLTSDVNGYQQEGVSRFEMSVRDGIRNSAAYGYLHAMGAHPNLTIWLGCEVQKVTLEGRRATGFEVRYKNRLVKVRTRREAIVSCGVFGSAQLLMLSGIGPADHLREHGIECRVDLPGVGQNLQDHLECHIQIETKEPISLNRELQPHRMLWAGAQWFGLKKGVASVNQCHVGAFLNSSAATPHPDIQFHFFPVFFDKNWIPVSTTYGYRIGVGPMRPTSRGTVRLRSAKVSDPLLIDPNYMATDEDWRVMREAMRLGIEFANQPALKRYNHREDTPGTHIRSGKAMDEFIREDAASAYHPCGTCKMGQKKDPMAVVDSQLRVLGVDNLRVIDASVFPSVPSANINAATIMLAEKASDILLKRPALQPEALPFHSQVSPSLARTSA; this is translated from the coding sequence ATGACCGAATTCGATTACGTGATTGCTGGTGCTGGCTCCGCAGGCTGTGTCTTGGCCCGTCGACTTTCCGATGCCGGTCACAAGGTTTTGCTGCTGGAAGTAGGCCCATCGGACAAGTCCTGGATCATTCGCATGCCGGCCGGGTTGCGTTCGGCCTTCAAGCCGAGCTCGAAGTACAACTGGTGGTATTACACCGAAGAACAGGCCCACCTCAACAAACGACGCATCCAGCAGCCTCGTGGTCGGGTGCTGGGTGGGTCCTCTTCCATCAATGGCATGACCTGGTTAAGAGGTCATCCGATGGACTATGACCGATGGGAAACTGAAGGCGCCAAGGGCTGGAGCTGGGCTGATTGCGCACCTTATTTCAAGAAGATTGAATCCAGCGTTGTCTCAAGCAGCTACCGCGGTCAGGACGGGCCGATCAGGGCTCAACGGCAGGAGAAACTCAGCCCGCTCAACGCAGCGTTCCTGGACGCCGGCCAGCAAGCCGGGGTTCCACTCACCAGCGACGTCAACGGTTATCAGCAAGAAGGCGTCTCACGTTTTGAAATGAGCGTCAGGGACGGCATCCGCAACAGCGCCGCGTACGGCTACCTTCACGCCATGGGCGCACATCCGAACCTGACGATCTGGCTGGGGTGTGAAGTCCAGAAAGTCACCCTGGAGGGCCGTCGCGCCACGGGCTTTGAAGTCCGCTACAAGAACCGCCTCGTCAAGGTTCGGACGCGGCGTGAAGCCATTGTGTCCTGCGGCGTTTTTGGCTCCGCCCAGTTGCTCATGTTGTCCGGTATCGGTCCCGCGGATCATCTGCGTGAGCATGGCATCGAATGCCGCGTGGATTTGCCAGGTGTCGGCCAGAACCTGCAGGACCACCTCGAGTGCCACATCCAGATCGAGACCAAAGAACCGATTTCCTTGAACCGGGAACTGCAACCCCACCGGATGTTGTGGGCAGGTGCGCAATGGTTCGGTCTGAAAAAGGGCGTTGCCTCGGTCAACCAATGTCACGTCGGAGCGTTCCTCAACAGTTCTGCGGCCACACCGCATCCGGATATCCAGTTCCACTTTTTCCCGGTGTTCTTCGACAAGAACTGGATCCCCGTGTCGACGACCTACGGGTATCGCATCGGAGTCGGCCCGATGCGCCCGACCAGCCGTGGAACGGTCAGGCTGCGCAGCGCCAAGGTGTCCGATCCGCTGCTGATCGATCCCAACTACATGGCCACGGATGAAGATTGGCGTGTCATGCGTGAAGCGATGCGACTGGGCATCGAGTTCGCCAATCAACCGGCCCTCAAGCGCTACAACCATCGCGAAGATACCCCTGGGACTCACATCCGCAGCGGCAAGGCGATGGACGAATTCATCCGCGAGGACGCGGCCAGCGCCTATCACCCATGCGGCACCTGCAAGATGGGTCAGAAGAAGGATCCCATGGCAGTGGTGGACAGCCAATTACGGGTGCTCGGCGTGGATAACCTGCGAGTGATCGACGCATCGGTCTTCCCTTCAGTCCCAAGTGCAAACATAAACGCAGCCACGATCATGCTCGCTGAAAAAGCCAGCGACATCCTGTTGAAAAGGCCTGCGTTGCAACCTGAGGCCCTGCCCTTCCACAGCCAGGTTTCTCCTTCACTCGCGCGGACATCCGCATAG
- a CDS encoding LysR family transcriptional regulator translates to MRQLDLSLLHTFKTIAECKSLSLASQRLHKTQAAISIQLKKLEDQVGKRLLDRGHQTAELTSHGELLLQYARKMLALSNEAMDLFIKEEICGTVRFGIPDDYANAFLRPVLRDFIQRCPNVRLQIRNDISQNLFSALEKGELDLALVTRRNNDGNGEILRCDQLQWVAGETFVMVPDAPLPLALYPHGCGYRGQILSALSDSQREYEIAFECTGVAGVQLAVDSGLAIAATSTALMQPSWQVLDATTHHLPVLGNVMIELRLGNNEVPIAVQHFADELRKQVSLK, encoded by the coding sequence GTGCGGCAACTGGATCTGTCCCTCCTGCATACCTTCAAGACCATTGCCGAGTGCAAGAGCCTTTCGCTTGCCTCGCAGCGCCTGCACAAGACCCAGGCCGCCATCAGCATCCAGCTCAAGAAGCTCGAGGATCAGGTGGGCAAGCGGCTGCTCGACAGGGGCCATCAAACCGCCGAACTGACGAGCCACGGAGAGCTGCTTCTGCAGTACGCACGCAAGATGCTCGCCCTGAGCAACGAGGCGATGGATCTGTTCATCAAGGAGGAAATTTGCGGCACTGTTCGCTTTGGGATTCCGGACGACTATGCGAACGCGTTTCTTCGACCGGTGCTTCGCGACTTCATCCAGCGTTGCCCCAATGTACGGCTGCAGATCCGTAACGACATCAGCCAGAACCTGTTTTCCGCCCTTGAAAAAGGTGAGCTGGATCTGGCGTTGGTCACGCGGCGCAATAACGATGGTAATGGGGAGATCCTGCGCTGCGACCAGCTGCAGTGGGTTGCGGGTGAAACGTTTGTGATGGTGCCGGACGCCCCCCTTCCGTTGGCGCTGTATCCCCATGGGTGCGGATACCGGGGCCAGATACTGAGCGCGTTAAGCGACAGCCAGCGGGAATATGAAATCGCGTTCGAGTGTACTGGCGTCGCAGGCGTTCAGCTTGCTGTCGACAGTGGCCTCGCTATTGCTGCAACTTCGACCGCGCTGATGCAGCCAAGCTGGCAGGTATTGGATGCAACCACCCACCATCTTCCTGTGCTTGGGAATGTGATGATCGAGCTGCGGCTTGGCAATAACGAAGTGCCAATAGCCGTGCAGCATTTTGCCGACGAGTTGCGCAAGCAGGTGTCGCTCAAGTAA
- a CDS encoding Lrp/AsnC family transcriptional regulator → MLTGSLQRDGRQSLTELAERVGLSLSPCHRRVRALEDAGVIKGYRAHLSAPDVGLNFSSLVFVTLREGHQQAVAEFENALPGVPYIVQAQRLFGDPDYLLMVVTADLPAFQKLYDEELSRLPNVQRLTSTLVMKHVITDRPLPLV, encoded by the coding sequence ATGTTGACCGGATCCCTACAGCGGGATGGCCGCCAGTCACTCACAGAGTTGGCCGAGCGCGTAGGGCTAAGCTTGTCCCCTTGCCATCGACGTGTTCGGGCCTTGGAGGATGCTGGAGTTATCAAAGGATACCGCGCCCACCTCTCTGCACCTGACGTAGGGCTCAATTTCTCTTCGCTTGTATTCGTGACGCTACGGGAAGGGCATCAGCAGGCCGTAGCGGAATTCGAGAATGCCTTACCTGGCGTCCCCTATATCGTTCAAGCGCAACGACTGTTTGGTGATCCAGACTACCTGCTCATGGTGGTAACCGCAGATCTGCCGGCGTTTCAGAAGCTCTATGACGAGGAGCTGTCGAGACTGCCAAACGTACAGCGGTTGACCTCGACGTTAGTGATGAAGCACGTCATCACAGATCGCCCTCTACCTTTGGTATGA